Part of the Trypanosoma brucei gambiense DAL972 chromosome 6, complete sequence genome is shown below.
TCTCAACGTAGCGAGCTCCCAAAGCCCTGCAGcctctttttgttcaatTGTGTTTAAAAACACAGTGAAGAACTGCTGGAATGAGGGAACATCAGAACATTGTGTGGCGGAGAGTGATAAGGCTTTTGTTCGCAACAACATTACAGGTATCATGTTTAGCGCTCCTCTGAATGTCCAGCGGAACTTAGCAGAGGCCATTTCTATGATAGCTGAGACTGACTTTCCGTCCGCATGGCCTGATGCGCTGCAGCGTATTATTCATGTTCTAATGAACGAAAAGAGTGTCGTGCTACACAGCGCAGCGTTATCTACGGCTCACAGCATTCTCGGACGTTATCGTAATCAGCCGGACCTTTCCCAGGAAACTGCCAATGATCTGCGAGTAATATACACGGATTTAACGTCACCGCTTCTTAACTCAATGGTGTTGCTTGTGGATGCTGTGGAAAAGTGTGGGACTGACGCTCATGCCGCGTGCACGGGTCTTACCTCCGCTGTGGAGTGCCTTCGTGATATAACTGCTTTTGATCTTGGTGACGAGTTTATTTGGGGAATCGAGGGGTTCGTCCGTGTTTTATTACGTTGTCTTCAACTCGGTGGCTCTGGTGTATTGGGGGCATGTACAATAGAGCTGAAGTCCGTCGTAATCATGTGTGTCTCGCACTTTCTTCTGCAATTTGATGAAGACTTTGAGAAGTACGCCTCGGAATTCCTTAAGGTTGTGTGGGACACCATTTCGTCCTCTTCGAGCTGTGAGAGTGATATGGACGATATTGTCGTTCAGGGGATGGGTCTTTTAGCGGCCGCCTGTCGTGGTGCGACACGGGAAGTTTTTAACAATGAGAGTGTTCTTGTGAATTTAATGACCGAGGTTATTATGCCAAACCTTGCGCTGCGGCAGGTGGATGTTGAACTGTTTGGGACAGAACCCGATGAGTATATCCAGAGGGATATTGAGGGTAGTGACTTTCACACTCGGCGGCGCGAGGCAGGCGAATTGGTACGAGCGTTGCTGTTATTCTTCCCTGAAAAAACCGGGCCACTCTTCACGGCAAAAGCGCAGGAGTTGTTGGCATCTGCCGCCCAAGGTGACTGGAAGGCTAAAGACTTGGCCATTTATCTCGTGTCTGCGCTCTCGTTGGAGGGGCAACACGTGAGCACACAGAGGGGTGTGACGCAGTGCTTGAGTAAACTTGTGCCTTTCGAGCCTTTTCTAAAACAAAATGTATTGTCTGAGCTGTCGTGCGGTGTTTCACCGCAGAGCCCTGCAATAGTCAAAGCAAGCTGTATTCGATTTGTTGCAGCCTTCCGCGCACACATTGAGCGCTCTCTGTTGCCGGACATCATAGCACTACTTGCCTCCTGGATCCTTTGTGAGGACACTGTGGTCCAGGTATATGCTGCACACGCTGTAGAACGTGTTTTAACTCTACAGGACCCGGGTAAACCGGGCCACGTTATCACCGACACTGTGTTGGGGGACAAAGCACCTTCGCTTCTGCACAATCTTTGTGTGAGACTCAACCAGGAGAAGAAACCAATCGCGTACACAATGCAGTGCCTTATGCGTGTCTGCCAGAACTGTAGCGGTTGTGTGAAGTCGTTTGTGGGAGACATCATAACCTGTATGGTGCCTGTCATAAAAGAGAATTCAAAAAACCCGTCGAACCCATTGTTTAGTCACTGTATGTTTGAAGTTGTTTCCCAGTGCATCATGTTACGTCCGGAGGATGCAGCTGCTATCGAAAGCGCCTTGTGGGAACCTATGATCTTCATTCTTCAGAATGACGTGCTCGAGTATGTGCCTTACACTCTTCAAATCATGGCTCAACTGCTTGATGCTCATGGGAGTGGCGCACCCGAGCCACCAACGTATTACCAGGCTCTCCTGGAACCGCTCCTTTTACCCGAAATGTacaaacaaaggggaagCATTCCTGCTATTGTTCGTCTTTTGGTGTCTTTCATAGAGCACTACCCGGGATTTGTGCACGGCAAGGGCCTAACGGAGAGGGTAATAGCGGTAGTCAGGTCGCTTGTTCAGTATAAGAATTACGACCACGAGGGACTTAACATCCTTACGACCATGATCAGAGCATACCCGAAGGATGTTATCTCACCATACATGGTGTCTATCTATCATTCATTGATACAGAGGCTGCAGAAGTCTAGGACCCCGAAGTATGTTCGCATTCTCATCATCTTTTTGTCGATAACAGTGATCACTCATGGGGCTGACGATGTTGTGACGCAAATCAACCGCATTCAGGATGGGCTGTTCTGGATGTTGTTTCAACGTGTTTGGCTTCCCCACGTTCCAAAGGTCCTCGGAGTCCTCGAGAGGAAGACATGTATAATAGCCCTGGCCTCGCTTCTCGGTGATTGTGTAACGTTGCAGCAGAATGCTGAAACGTGGTCGACCTGTGTTGTGAGCTGCCTCAAAATGATTCACGGTGCTGTAGAAAAGGACGACTGGACGAGCTTTACACCACAAACTCATAGTGTCAATGACTTAGCCCAGCATGTTGCCGATACCGGGTATACAAATGCGTTTTGTCCACTTCAGGGCGCCGTGCAGGCACCAGTTGACGTCTGTCCCATGGTTCAGCAGCCAGAGGCGCTTTTCCGAGAGCGCCTTCAGAAAGCCTTGAGTGGTCCCAACGCGGAGCAGCTGGTACGGTTGCTGCAGGCTTATCCCGAGGTAATGGCGCAATTGCAGTGATGGGTGTGAGGAAGTATCTTTGCGTTGTATTTCCTTGGTTCCATTTTTCTGGCGTCCTTCGGTTCCACAGCGGCGGTTAATTTGCGTGGGCGGCTCCACATCTGGGCGGTGTGCGACCAACCgcagttgttttttgttcgcttttgtgtgtgttttcaaTCATTTCTCCAGCTATTCGCTTTAGTTGCTGAGCGTCATTGACGCACCGCAACGGTCGTCGGGCTGCTGCATTACAACATCGAGAGAGAAGATGTTGCCCTGAGTGGAGTAGGCTGGAGAGAagggtgatttttttttttgtgttggtgtttggttgttttttttttttattcgtgggcgatttcccctcttttttaagGATGAGCAGAGGGTGATACGACCGTTTCCGCGGCGGAGCGTCCGTGCCGAAGAAGTGCTGACGATATGGACCGCCCGCGTAGACGGTAGGGATCCCTGCAGGAGGCACAGAGTGAGACGCAAGTTAAGAGAAGTAACAGGGGAACAAAAGTGACAACAGGG
Proteins encoded:
- a CDS encoding cellular apoptosis susceptibility protein,putative; translated protein: MDPINPNDPILTGRLEMLAQNALSVESADRERAEQEIREFQNRVDIQSGFVLLLLNVASSQSPAASFCSIVFKNTVKNCWNEGTSEHCVAESDKAFVRNNITGIMFSAPLNVQRNLAEAISMIAETDFPSAWPDALQRIIHVLMNEKSVVLHSAALSTAHSILGRYRNQPDLSQETANDLRVIYTDLTSPLLNSMVLLVDAVEKCGTDAHAACTGLTSAVECLRDITAFDLGDEFIWGIEGFVRVLLRCLQLGGSGVLGACTIELKSVVIMCVSHFLLQFDEDFEKYASEFLKVVWDTISSSSSCESDMDDIVVQGMGLLAAACRGATREVFNNESVLVNLMTEVIMPNLALRQVDVELFGTEPDEYIQRDIEGSDFHTRRREAGELVRALLLFFPEKTGPLFTAKAQELLASAAQGDWKAKDLAIYLVSALSLEGQHVSTQRGVTQCLSKLVPFEPFLKQNVLSELSCGVSPQSPAIVKASCIRFVAAFRAHIERSLLPDIIALLASWILCEDTVVQVYAAHAVERVLTLQDPGKPGHVITDTVLGDKAPSLLHNLCVRLNQEKKPIAYTMQCLMRVCQNCSGCVKSFVGDIITCMVPVIKENSKNPSNPLFSHCMFEVVSQCIMLRPEDAAAIESALWEPMIFILQNDVLEYVPYTLQIMAQLLDAHGSGAPEPPTYYQALLEPLLLPEMYKQRGSIPAIVRLLVSFIEHYPGFVHGKGLTERVIAVVRSLVQYKNYDHEGLNILTTMIRAYPKDVISPYMVSIYHSLIQRLQKSRTPKYVRILIIFLSITVITHGADDVVTQINRIQDGLFWMLFQRVWLPHVPKVLGVLERKTCIIALASLLGDCVTLQQNAETWSTCVVSCLKMIHGAVEKDDWTSFTPQTHSVNDLAQHVADTGYTNAFCPLQGAVQAPVDVCPMVQQPEALFRERLQKALSGPNAEQLVRLLQAYPEVMAQLQ